Part of the Arachis hypogaea cultivar Tifrunner chromosome 6, arahy.Tifrunner.gnm2.J5K5, whole genome shotgun sequence genome, CTTGTTGCATTGATTGGTTTGTTGCTGCAGGAATGTCTTCAAACCTAGCACGATTATTGCTGCTTCTGCTTTTCGCATTTTCGATCTGTGATGCGGTCGCGCTTCCCGGCCCTATCTCCGATCGTCACCGTTCCGCTGCTTTGGAGCTCTTTGCCCCTCAGCACGGTTCATTTGCAAGGTCAATTAGACCctcctttctccttttcttttgtaGCTTAGGAAGCCACTCTGTTTGGATTGCTATATGCTTGGCCTTGGATTATTTCTAATTTCCATCCATATGTTTCGGAGTTGTTtaatttaatgtaattttattttttaatttgttatatttatTCCTCTTGTAATTGTTTCTGAAAAATTGAAATCCAACATTTTGGTCTGGGAACATGCTTGACACATCATAAGACAAATACTAGGCATTAGCTCATATGCGTTTGTTGAAATTATAGATGACTGTGCTGTGTATAAGGCAACTGATTAGTATCTTATGATTTGACAATATCAGTTTAGAAGAATCCTATGAGGCCCTTAGAATCTTTGAGATTCTTGCGGTTAGGGAGAAGCCTGATGTGAGGGCAACAACTTGTCCGAAAGTGTTGGAAAATCTTGTCTCATCCACCCCACTGAAGGATTTGTTCTATGCCTTAAAAGTTAATGGCATATTAAAATGCAAGGTTAATGGGGACATTTTCAAGGTATTATTATTGTCTTGATTTGGTTCTGGTTATCATTGCTTTTGCAATGAAATTTCCGTTCACATGTTTTCTAGCATGTCTGAAAATTTGATGGtagaatttgtttattttataaagGATATTGCTTCGAGACTTAAAGCTACTGTCAAGGATTCAAAGACTTTGGTTGACCTGTATTACTCAATAGGAAGTTTGCTTCTTATAAAGGTAACTATCTGGACTCAACCTAACTATGTTTGATGAGCTATGTTAAGTGTGTTTCTATTACATTTCTCTTGGGATACTGGTGTATTGCTGGAAATTTTTTCTTCTCTGTACTTGTGAATTGGGCTTTATTTCCTGTACATCCTGTCTATATGCTGTAGCTGATGTATGCAGAAATTATTCTGAACCTTCAAATGTTATCCAAATATGCCCAAAGTTTCTTCTGTTATTTCTAAATACTGGATGCATGTCTCATTTGCAATGTGATATTGTGTTTCATTATTGTTCTCTCCTGCTAGTCACCCCTTTTTTGCATACAGGACCAGGCTTCTGATGTTGATGTGCTTCTTGCCGATGCTGATGGGACCTTCCACTCAATCAAGGTATGTTTCTATAACCTTTGGTAGAATATGCTTGTAGCAAGATTTTGCATCTTTATGGTGGTCTCTTTGGATGTTTTGATCCGAgaattaatatatttgttttacCATGAGTTGTATCAATTGTTGCTGCTGCAATGTCACATGTACAATGGTTTCATATCCTGCATTACTTGCAGGCGCTAAGCCAAAGTGATGGAAAATGGCGCTATACTGATAAACCGGAATCTAGTACTTATGCTGCAGGTAATGCCTTATGCTCTTATGTTggaatatgttttattttattgtttcttTATATGCATAGTAGTTTCAGCTTTGTAACTAGAATTTTAATTCCATAAAACATTGCTGTTTACCTATTGTTAGTCATTGATAATGTAAGCTATTCGTGTTATACACAGGATTGGCTCTAGAAGCACTGGCTGGAGTGATCACATTAGCGTCTTCTGAGATTGATCAGTCTAAGGTAAAGTTTTTGATCTGAAATTGGTTGCTTGACTTGCTTCACAAACTTTAAAGCTTGTTAAATTGAAAGTATTTCCTACATTGAGTAGAAATTCATGTAGATGTAATTATTTCCGTTATTATAATGTTATGTAAGATTTCTCCCTagaaattttttcattttaattacaACCTAATGATAAAGCACCAGCAAGGAACTGTTAAATAAAAATGAATTCAAGTGCTAGGGCAAAGTGAAAACTCCAACTGAAGTACTCCATTTTGGAAATTGCAATGTACTTTAATCTAATACTAAACTCGCCAGTGTTGTAATGTTATGAGAATTTATCTGTTTTGCTTTTGCTTTTATTATGTATCTTGCAAACATATATTGCCTCGGCATCCTTGAACCTGTATCAATATCTTATATTAGCTCCATATTGTCAGGTCAATTTAGTGAAAAATGATATACTGAAGCTTTTTGACAGCATTGAAAAATATGGTATGTATAAGTTTGCTTTTCCCGTAATCTTGTTTAGATTTTGGAGGCAATTAATGctcttttataattttagaattcCCTACCCTGGATGTAGCAGCAATTGTGCCCTTTAGTAGAGTTTATTCTTTTGTAAATGCTAGATTTATATTATCTTCCATATCAGTGATTTTCGTTTTGGTTTCATTacattttgtttcatttttggTTCTCTGCTGCCCATTCCCTCCCATTCAGCGTAAATGTTGACTACATTGGGATTTATTATActcattctttaatttttatgtCCTATACACGGTAAGATTTTTATGCTTTTAATTCTTAACAATATTGATTGTAAACCTGTATTTGATACTTTACATattttcttaatggtttcatttaGGTTACCCCTTTTTTTACCTGTTGCATGCGACGGGAACTTGTTATTAATGATCACTGTTGATCAACTTAATGTCCTACTTCTATGAAGAGTTACACAGAGACAGATTATTTACCTCTCCAGAATACTTGATTCTTGAGTCCCGTTTGTTGTGGCAGTCAAGTTGTATATCTCTCATAGGGTAGAGAATGGATAAAATTGTTTCACGTTTGTCTTGGTGCACTGCAGAACTGTGGAATACCATTTGACCTCAAACGATATAATTGGCTTGAAAACTCTTGTGCCACTTGCACACTGTTATGTTATGCCCATCCTCCCTAATAATTCTTTTGTCCAAAGACTTTGTATGTTAAATGGCTCTACTTTCTATTACATTCTTCGTCACAATAGTTTTTGATGAATGCATTAACACTTCAGATGATGGaactttttattttgatgagaaacTGGTTGGTGGACATGAGCATCAAGGTTCTATTTCCACAACTTCTTCAGTTGTTCGTGGGGTTTTCGCATTTGCTGCTGTAACTTCTGGAAAAATAAATGTATGTGGATTGTAAAGGACTACTCTCTAATTTTTAGTCTGTTAGAATTTTCTACTAACGTTTTGGCTTTGCACTTCCAGCTTCCAGGGGATAAAATATTGGGCTTAGCAAAATTTTTCCTGGGCATTGGAATCCCAGGAGATGCGAAGGACTTATTCAATCAAATAGAATCATTAGCTCTTCTAGAGAGCAACAGGCAAGTTGTTTTCCAAGAACAACATATTGTTGTAAAGTGCAGCTTTACAGAGATATCTctccttatttcttctgttttggTTCTTTGCTGAAACACTGACCTCGTCAATATTctataaaaaaatgtatatttctTAGCTTTCTTCTTGTGGTGCAGGATTTCCATTCCGTTGATATTGTCACTTCCTGCAAGTGTttattcattatctaataaagatCAACTCAAGGTATAAAGTTGAACTGTTCAAAGTCCCTTTTTGGGAAGTATCGTATCCAGTAGCTATTTGAAATTGGCATGAACAACTTTTGTTTCTGGCTTTCATTGGGTTTCTTTTCTAATgcttagacatgatacatgatagggCACAATGGGATCGTTTGATTCATATAGCCGACCCCATCTAGTGCATctagtgggataaggctttgttgttgttgttgttattgttgttgtataAAGGAGAAAATAGCCTGTAACCCTTTGGTGTATATGCATTTTGGGCCGCGAACATCCTCTAAGCCATCTTCTGCCACGATTCTGTTGTTGATGTGTCAAATCCATACGTAGGCTACTACTACTAATTTTCAGTGGTTTCATCTCCGATGAGTTCCTTAAATTATTTAGGCTATGCTTTCCTCTGTGTCATTGCCCGTTTTTCTGATATGGAGCTTGAGGACCTCCCCCTTCTGCCGTTTTCTCCTATTTGTTGCTTGTTGGTTTATATGCATGCTGTACAACATTTTCAACTTATGATCCAGTTGgttatgttaaattatttatcaaCTTCATGATTGTATGGTGTTTCTACTTCTCATTTACTGTTGGAAAAAATGACAACTTTCTATTGTACTTTGAACTTAATCAGGTTAGGGTGAATACAGTGCTTGGTTCAGCTGCACCTCCTTTAACAGTTAAGCTTGTCCGGGCTTTCAGCACTGTTGCTAAAGATTCGGCTGTTATTCAGAACAAGGTGAGTGATGAGTCAATGATTTGTTTTCTCTGTGTTTGACTTCGCATTGTCTGAAACTTTGGATTTTGCTAAATTTGCATGATATAGGACCTCAAATATGACCAGAATAGCGGACATCATGTATTGGACGTTTTACCAGATAAAGTGGATGTGGGTATTTATGTGTTTGTTTTTGAGGTAATGCTGTTTGTTTGTTTACAGTTTAGTTTTCCTTTCAGTTGGATCAATGTGTATTTCTATTCTGCCTCACAATTAAATTAATTTGAGCCTATCTTGTAGATGGTGCTTCATGATGCCGACGGAGAAAAAGTCTATGCTACCGGAGGCCAAATTCATGTGCCAATATATGTCACTGGCATTGTTAAAGTTAGCAATGCAGAAATTGCAGTTCTGGACAATGATCTTGGAAGTATTGAAACCCAGAAAACGTAGGTGtctattttggatttttaaaaagatttatgcTGTTACATTTAGGATGTATGAGTATGCTGATGGTTGGTTGGTATATCTAATTTTAATATGCTTGTCATGTTGTATTGTGTTTAATATAaacttccttttctttttgtgaTGTTAAGTCTAAACTTAATACATCTGAATTTAATCTGAGTTgagttttgaaatttgatttataattCTTTTGCATAAACTTTTTGTTGCTTCATTTTATACTCCCGCTTTGCTATCCAGGCTAGATTTGGCTGGAAATGACATTGTTTCGCTCTCAGCTAACCACCTGCAAAAATTCCGTTTTTCTTTCCAATTGACAACCCCTCGTGGTCATGCATTTATGCCTCATCAGGTTTGAGTTGTTGACTTAGACAGTTAGACCCTATTTAGTTTTACTTAAATGCTTTGTTCATTGAGGATTTATTGTTTTTCAGGCATTTCTCAAGTTGAAACATGAGACAAAGTATGAGCACATCTTTGTTGTTGGAAATGCTGGCAAGAAATTCGAGATTGTTCTTGTTAAGTATCTcttattacatattacatatttCATTACCTAGCTTCAGATGTCTCTTCTTCAGTACTCATTGAATTTGTTATAATTCAATAATTCATATTAGATAGATATCAACAGATGTTGAATTTCGATTATTTGTTCTTGTGCCTAtcactttaaattataaaaacccAATTGCATCATTGAGCAGAAAAGTTATGTGCTGGTTTTTATATAATGCACCTCCAATTTCTTCCAGTCGAGCTGGCTCGTTTATCTATTAAGTACAAACTATgtgtaattataatataaattgaaTGTCCTGACTGCTCTTGAtgtgggatatttaattgttacaCTTATGTTTTGGTGAAGGCTGCAGGAGTAATTTCATTCTCGTTTAACAGTACATCATGTTTAATGTTCTACTGATGTTTGTAATTTtggctttttaggattttcttggctTGGTGGAGAAATTTTACTATCTCTCTGGCAGATATGACATTGAGCTGACTGTTGGTGATGCTGTCATGGTATCTTGAAGTGTTTGCTCAGCTTAATTTCCCCTTTCTCAATTATATTGGCAATCTGAGAAAAAAATGTGTATTGTTTCAGGAGAACTCTTTCTTACGGCCACTTGGCCATCTTGAATTAGATCTTCCAGAAGCACCTACTAGCAAGGCACCCCGTCTTCCTCCACTAGCTGTTGATCCATACACGAGATATGGGCCCAAAGCAGAGATAACCCACTTATTCAGGACTCCTGAAAAACGACCACCAACACAACTCTCTCTTATTTTCTTGAGTTTGACCCTTCTGCCCTTAATTGGTTTTTTGGTTGGGGTAAGTCTTGTGTTTATCTTGAGTAGAGAGTGGTACACAtgtatctttatccctttcaaTATTAATATGGTGatgataattgaaaaaaatatgggAGGTGGAAAAGGAAAACACAATAAAATTAGCTAGAAACTAGAAATGTTAGTTGTTTCTTCTGTTACTTTAATGCTAATATCTCAGTTACCAATAATTTGAATTATATAAAGGGCATTTCTTTTTaggataaaaacttaaaaaagaaaTATATGGGATAAAAACTGAAGCCTGAAAGgccttcttattttctttatcaGTAGAAGGTTATCTTTTTACGCTCCTATAAAAGGAAAAGAACACAAAAATTCCCCTTATGGTCACGAAAAACTAAAAACTCTTTGTATTTGATTACTTTTAACCTTGGGAGCATACTCCCACAGTGAAAAGATATATCTTCCGATTGGGAAATTGAGATGGTTTATAACAAGCATGAAGGGAAGTCTCTTCTCTGCTTAGAATAAAAGGTTATTGCAACTGTTAAGAGCACTATTGGCCAAAGTCATATCATTGATGGATAATAAATGAAAAGATTCAGCGTGATATTGGCCTATTGGGCTTCTGCAGAGATTAATCTATCTACTTGTATAGTTAGCATTTATCACACTCATTGTGTTATCATTTACAGCTATTGCGCTTGGGGGTAAACTTGAGGAACTTTCCTTCTTCAGCAGCACCTGCTACATATGCCATCCTGTTCCATCTTGGCATTGCCGCGGTTCTGGTTCTCTATGTACTTTTCTGGTTGAAGGTATGTTCACTCCGCAATGCTATTGAACAAGTTTCTGTCAGCTTATTGCAAGCAAAACAATGTTAAATTTCAATGTTCACCGACTATTACATTCCAACATTTTCTATACGAGACCACGAATTGACATTTGATGTTCATTGTGCAGCTGGACTTGTTCACCACACTTAAAACAACAGCACTTCTTGGAGTTTTTCTGTTGTTTGTGGGACACAGAATCCTTTCGCATCTTGCTACCGCATCAGCCAAGCTGAAATCTGCATAAGGAACATTGTGTATTTATAAAGAGAATGAAAACTATGAGTTTTCACTTGTAAAGATTGTACTAATCATTTTTGTAGGAACTATGTTGCATAATCTTACGTGAATTTTAGAGAGCTCAATTATATCAAAATAGAAAAGCATATTAAAAACATTCTACGGCTCGTAATCTTAGGCATAGTTCTACATAGGGTTTATAATTACAAGTTCTatgaaaaatgtagtgatttGCCGCGGTATCTTGAATTTTATGTCCATTTACCCCAATGACAGTATACTTCAAAAAAAGGAGGGGGAAGAAATATTAATCAGGGGTTGCTGTCATATAACTGTGCTAAGATAATTCTTTCTATAGATGTACCGAAACCTATCTCAATCTTGTTTCATATGTTTTGGTCATTTGTGGCAACAGATTCATAGACCAAAAATCTTTTTCCCTGAAAAGACTGCAAATGAACCCAAATTTGTCTTTGCTCCGGTGATTATAAACTCGTGGTGGAAATTACATTGTATTTATATGAAATTGATAGTTGAAAACTGTTAGATAATTTGATGTGTTTGACTAAATTGTTATCTAATAAGTTTTAACTATTATATTCTCGAACATCCTACACAAAGTTCATGTAAACTCGAACGCTGAAAGCTAAAAGAATAGGAATTCTCTTGGTCAgactataataataatatcacACATTAGGTCAGACTAGCTATACTTTGTCCAAATCCAACTTGAAAGTGCACGGTATCAGGTGTTTGCGGTGCAATTTAGTTCGGTTATTAAAAAAATCATCGGATCTGATCATTTATTAAAATTACGGTTCGGTTTGATTcgatatttttgtcaaaattatccGAACCAAACTAAACCAATTATAAGTTTTTCTCATACTTTGTGGAGtctctgtttttgtttttgtttattttttctttttcctttcaaaaGCTTGATGTGATTCTGGAGTAAGAGCAATTTTTGCAGAAAGCACGATGGAGGTTTGAGatattttgagagagatttgaactTCTCCAGTTTCGAGGTTGAAGAAGGAACGTTGTTTCGTAATAAAGACGCGAATGAATGTTAAACGTTTTGGGGGGTTTGAGTGCGTGAATCACGCTCATTTAATGGGATTAGATTTTTTTAGTGTTGGGTCAACTTGGATAAAATTGGATGGAAAATTATATGGATATATAGCCAACTGAATTAATATATATTGCCTATAAATAACAATAGTTTCCTAACAAAATAATCACTcaatctaaattaaaattaattaattgataggAATTATGATAAATTgtgtaatatttaaatatttaattaaatttaacgaattaaaaagtaaataaaaaaacacTCTCAAAAAATATACCAcatcaattttgtcatttaataaaaaatttaatttttatataatagaataaatagaatACATCTTCATATTATCTAATTAATTTGCTAGGTATCAAAGTATTACTGTATTAGACTATTAGGCTACATTTGTTTATAGAGATAGGATATTGAGACAGAGATAGACAGAGATATAAAATCGTATTTAACATGAGAGACATAGAGAGAGACAATATATTCAAAGATGTTGAATTAGTATATTTGTGTCAATCCtaatagaaaagacacaaaaacACTTATAAaaaacacaatttattttttatttttttattattctcattaattttttattattatattttttatctcaaaaattttaaatacaaaaataaaaaaattaaattttataatttattctaatttattaccaaataaaatataagaaattaaaaacataaaattttggtCTCAATATCTTCTCCTCTTTCaagaaacaaacgcagccttagtCCCTCCAACCACTAGCCTGCCTCCCGCTTTCAGTCTTGCCCGCTGCCTGCCAGACTGCCTCTCATCCCCTTTGCCGTCTCCTCACTACCTCCGGGGGCTTCGCCAGTCACGATTCGCCGGCTTCACCACCTCCTCTATCTGCGACTCCTCACTCAGCCTCTCCTCCTTCGTGGCTAGAACTTTAGCCTCCTCTTCATCGGCCCCACGCCTCCACGACGTCGTTCAGACTCCAGATCCCCAGCCTCCATAGGCGCCGTCTCCGTCGAAGCCGCATCTGCCAGTCTCCGCCGTCTCCTCTGTCTCGGTGAGcttatgttattttaaatatttattgttggaccaaattcaaaaatataaatctGTAAATCTGATGATATGTATGAACTCTGGGGTGTGTTTGGAAATTTTTGAACATTTATTGTTGCATATACCTTGCGGCTAAAATATGTGTTTTGGAAACTTTAGACTTTAGATTTTTTGATAGATTAATTGTTGTTTGGAGTTGATTTTTTTAACATcttctataacattttttttgGTGACACTTTAGATGCTTTAAGATTATTTCAAATGGCAAATAGGTCAAGTGAAGAGACACAAACGAATAGCGTTGCCCATAATGATAAATGAGAATGAGATTCAGATTATTTTTGTGTGActcttgttttattttaatttatgtttgggTGATATTCatgtttttatgaattttaagtGTAGCATGCTATTCAGACACTAGTATAAACTAAATTCATGGAATAATTGGAAgctgaaaactcaggtgcagttaacttcacgtgaagttaatagttgagagccgttaaatgatttgactgatttgactaaatttttatttaacggctctcaattatcaacttcatgtgaagttgattgcacctgagttttcacttaATTGGAATCATAGAAGTATAGCTATGAGGAGGTAAAACATTTAACTACTTTTTACGATGGGATACGCTAACTAAATCCATAAGCAGTTTATCCGAGTCCGAGAAATTCCAAATTGTTTTTGTACCAAGCATTACATATCAGTGACATATACAATAATTCTGGACAAACAATGGTTCAATGCAAAACCAAGTGAACCAAAGATGTGCAAGAAAATAATGGGAGGTTAATTAACAGAGTTGAGAATCGTTTTCTGCATGCTTTGCTTTGAAGCAGTGACATTTTCTCTCTCTTGATGAAGCAAGTGCACACTGCACATGTCAGGAAAATGGTGTTtaacttttctctttatttcatgATTGTTGGGTTGAAAATTGTTTACATGTCTTCCTCAATGCCACCCTGAACACCAAACTACATTTCCAACTTTCAATTGTTTCATTACTGCACAGTTCCAGTTTCTTTTCGtcaatttcaaataaattttaaattgtcattttgtttatttatttctgtgaATTATGTGATGTAAATTTGAAGTTGACATGCAAGTTTGATATTTtaggattgattttattttagttatggcAACTGCAACATACCCGCCGCCCCCACCATATTATAGGCTCTACAAAGATTACTTGGAGGATCCTAAGTCTGCTCCAGAGCCTCCTCCTCCCATAGAAGGGACCTACATTTGTTTTGGGGGCACCTACACTGTAAGTGCTTTTGGCCTCTTTTCCCTGTGATTTGATAGCTTAATATGGCCTTGTTGGAATAAGCTATGTAATGATTGGAGCGTAAAGTAGGCGTAAGTGGCTTTGACTAGGTACTTAATAGGGAGGTGACTATACtaacaaaacaacaacaaagccttgtcccactaagtggggtcggctacatgaatcaaacgatgctATTGtgctctatcatgtatcatgtctacagagagatcgtttatatgtagatctcgtttgaccacctcatggatggtcttcttaggtcttcctctgcctttcgccctttgtccatcttccatctcatccaccctcctgactggatgttctatcggtcttcttctcatatgtccaaaccacctgagacgcgattcaaccatcttttccacaataggtgctactccaactctttcccttatatcttcattccttattttatccaatcgcgtatgactactcatccatctcaacatcttcatctctgccacattcagcttatgttcgtgctcccctttagctgcccaacactccgtaccatacagcatagccggtcttatagcggtgcgatagaatttacctttaagttttaaaggcacttttttgtcgcatataaaaccatatgcactctgccattttgaccaacctgattggatcctatgatttacatcctgttcaatttctccattatcctgtatgatgcacccaagatacttaaaacttttaactttttgtaggatgttttctctaatcttcacctctatattgaggtttttccttctcagactgaacttatattccatatattccgtcttgctacggcttatgcgcagaccatacacttctaaagcttctctccataactccaacttcttatttaggtcttctcttgactctcccataaggacgatattatcggcaaaaagcatgcaccataacacaggctcttggatgtgctctgtgagtacttccaagactaatgtgaaaaagtatggacttaaggatgatccctggtgtaatcctataccaatagggaattcatCTGTcgcaccaccttgagtcttcacactagttgtggccccgtcatacatgtctttaattgcccgaatatatgcgatccttactctcctcttttctaaaaccttccataagacctcccttggtaccctatcatacgctttttccaaatcaataaacaccatatgtagatcccttttattactacgatacctctccatcatccttcttaataggtatatcgcttcagtggtagatctgcctggcataaatccaaattggttctctgttacttagtgtctcttttctcaacctccgttctatcaccctttcccataacttcatagtatgactcataagtttaatccctctatagtttccgcaactttgtatatcccccttattcttgtagataggtaccaaggtgctctttctccactcatcaggcatcttctttgaccctaaaatctcattaaaaagcttggttaaccagttgatatCTTTTTCTCTAAGActcttccaaacctcaatcgggatattatcaggtcctactgccctgccatttttcatctgctttagagcttcttttacctcgaagtctcgaatccttcgatagtagtcaaagttttgatcttcttcccttgtacataatcgaccaaggatcggaagagtcttctgtccctcattaaataactcgtagaagtagctcttctaccttttattaatcttctcctcttgagccaacacctctccatccttatcctttatgcacttaacctgatcaaaatctctcgttcttttttcccggctctttgcgattctatatatacctttttctccttctttcgtgcccaaagactggtagagaccctcatatgctcttgttcttgcttcacttacagccacttttgtctctttcttagccgtcttatatttttcccagttatctgcattgcggcataaagaccactctttaaagcattccctttttatctttatct contains:
- the LOC112695190 gene encoding dolichyl-diphosphooligosaccharide--protein glycosyltransferase subunit 2, which encodes MLLLPRMSSNLARLLLLLLFAFSICDAVALPGPISDRHRSAALELFAPQHGSFASLEESYEALRIFEILAVREKPDVRATTCPKVLENLVSSTPLKDLFYALKVNGILKCKVNGDIFKDIASRLKATVKDSKTLVDLYYSIGSLLLIKDQASDVDVLLADADGTFHSIKALSQSDGKWRYTDKPESSTYAAGLALEALAGVITLASSEIDQSKVNLVKNDILKLFDSIEKYDDGTFYFDEKLVGGHEHQGSISTTSSVVRGVFAFAAVTSGKINLPGDKILGLAKFFLGIGIPGDAKDLFNQIESLALLESNRISIPLILSLPASVYSLSNKDQLKVRVNTVLGSAAPPLTVKLVRAFSTVAKDSAVIQNKDLKYDQNSGHHVLDVLPDKVDVGIYVFVFEMVLHDADGEKVYATGGQIHVPIYVTGIVKVSNAEIAVLDNDLGSIETQKTLDLAGNDIVSLSANHLQKFRFSFQLTTPRGHAFMPHQAFLKLKHETKYEHIFVVGNAGKKFEIVLDFLGLVEKFYYLSGRYDIELTVGDAVMENSFLRPLGHLELDLPEAPTSKAPRLPPLAVDPYTRYGPKAEITHLFRTPEKRPPTQLSLIFLSLTLLPLIGFLVGLLRLGVNLRNFPSSAAPATYAILFHLGIAAVLVLYVLFWLKLDLFTTLKTTALLGVFLLFVGHRILSHLATASAKLKSA